The Streptomyces aurantiacus genome includes a region encoding these proteins:
- a CDS encoding ABC transporter substrate-binding protein produces MRDVRIDRRLFLRGVGGVTAGLAAASALSACGTGSSRSTTTGSGKSSKTLVVRNSGGTYGEANQKAVYDAFTKETGIQIKVVNIAYAQLLAQIKQGRPQFDVIDTSMADVVRFKDEDATEALDYDRLKSTRNAGIAESLMMSHGVGKNYWASVMAYRTDAFGGKKPESWADFWDTKAFKGSRALQARDADLPELEFALLADGVPLDKLYPLDVERAFKSLDNIQGSVRKFWDTGALPGVLLGREEVVATSVWHGRLDALIKGGSPLAYQWNGARRQSNGFCIPKGAANLDAAYQLVDFALRPEIQAAYAEVYPMAPVVPAAYKKLSSAAADNLASSPEHLKSGFDLDVEWWIKNEAAVSKRWQEWVNA; encoded by the coding sequence ATGAGAGATGTCCGGATAGACCGCCGGCTGTTCCTGCGCGGAGTCGGCGGAGTCACGGCGGGTCTTGCCGCCGCGTCCGCCCTGAGTGCCTGTGGCACCGGCAGCAGCCGCAGCACGACCACCGGCAGCGGCAAGAGCTCCAAGACGCTGGTCGTGCGCAACAGCGGTGGCACGTACGGCGAGGCCAACCAGAAGGCGGTCTACGACGCGTTCACCAAGGAGACGGGCATCCAGATCAAGGTGGTGAACATCGCGTACGCGCAGCTGCTCGCCCAGATCAAGCAGGGCCGCCCGCAGTTCGACGTGATCGACACCTCGATGGCCGACGTGGTGCGCTTCAAGGACGAGGACGCGACCGAGGCGCTCGACTACGACCGGTTGAAGAGCACCAGGAACGCGGGCATCGCCGAGTCCCTGATGATGTCCCACGGCGTCGGCAAGAACTACTGGGCCAGCGTCATGGCGTACCGCACCGACGCCTTCGGCGGCAAGAAGCCTGAAAGCTGGGCGGACTTCTGGGACACCAAGGCGTTCAAGGGGAGCCGTGCCCTCCAGGCCCGTGACGCCGATCTGCCCGAACTGGAGTTCGCCCTCCTCGCCGACGGCGTTCCCCTGGACAAGCTGTACCCGCTCGATGTGGAGCGTGCTTTCAAGTCCCTCGACAACATCCAGGGATCCGTCCGCAAGTTCTGGGACACCGGTGCCCTGCCCGGCGTGCTGCTGGGCCGCGAGGAGGTCGTCGCCACCAGCGTCTGGCACGGCCGTCTCGACGCCCTGATCAAGGGCGGCTCGCCGCTCGCCTACCAGTGGAACGGTGCCCGCCGGCAGAGCAACGGCTTCTGCATCCCCAAGGGGGCCGCGAACCTCGACGCCGCCTATCAGCTCGTCGACTTCGCGCTGCGGCCCGAGATCCAGGCCGCCTACGCCGAGGTCTATCCGATGGCCCCGGTGGTGCCCGCCGCCTACAAGAAGCTCTCCTCGGCCGCCGCCGACAACCTGGCCAGCTCGCCCGAACACCTGAAGTCCGGGTTCGACCTGGACGTCGAGTGGTGGATCAAGAACGAGGCGGCCGTGTCCAAGCGCTGGCAGGAGTGGGTCAATGCCTGA
- a CDS encoding succinylglutamate desuccinylase/aspartoacylase family protein encodes MYSIGPLTVAPGERAQGLIPVGTSSYGVELGIPLIVVNGAQDGPVLCVDAGVHGDEYDGQEAVRRVVAEIDPATLRGTLVAIPCMNTPAFEAAARTSGLDHLNLNRIFPGDADGSYSLRLAATFVEQVVPAIDALVDLHTGGTFGEIAPLVILQGGYEELATEMALAAGHELVWKGGKWGGTVRHPTLAAGKPAITIEVGGGTYREENVTLHMHSIRNILRQLSMIDGAAELRDTYTTVSGTFARSDAGGFFVGHAEPGDTCKEGDLIAHIVDHYGNTLEEVLAPQDGIVLWVRRIRTVRPGDEVVIFGEVQGEIRP; translated from the coding sequence ATGTACTCCATCGGTCCGCTGACCGTCGCCCCCGGCGAGCGCGCCCAAGGCCTCATCCCGGTCGGCACCAGCAGCTACGGTGTCGAACTCGGCATCCCACTGATCGTCGTCAACGGCGCGCAGGACGGCCCGGTCCTGTGTGTGGACGCCGGCGTGCACGGCGACGAGTACGACGGCCAGGAAGCCGTCCGCCGCGTGGTCGCCGAGATCGACCCGGCCACCCTGCGCGGCACGCTCGTCGCCATCCCCTGCATGAACACCCCGGCCTTCGAGGCGGCGGCCCGCACCAGCGGCCTGGACCACCTCAACCTCAACCGCATCTTCCCCGGTGACGCGGACGGCTCGTACTCGCTGCGCCTGGCCGCCACCTTCGTCGAGCAGGTCGTCCCGGCCATCGACGCCCTGGTCGACCTGCACACCGGCGGCACGTTCGGCGAGATCGCCCCGCTGGTCATCCTTCAGGGCGGCTACGAGGAACTGGCGACGGAGATGGCCCTCGCGGCCGGCCACGAGCTGGTCTGGAAGGGCGGCAAGTGGGGCGGCACGGTGCGCCATCCCACCCTCGCGGCGGGCAAGCCCGCCATCACCATCGAGGTCGGCGGCGGCACCTACCGCGAGGAGAACGTCACCCTGCACATGCACTCCATCCGCAACATCCTCCGGCAGCTCAGCATGATCGACGGTGCGGCGGAGTTGCGGGACACCTACACCACGGTCTCCGGCACTTTCGCCCGCTCCGACGCCGGCGGCTTCTTCGTCGGCCACGCCGAGCCGGGGGACACCTGCAAGGAAGGCGACCTGATCGCCCACATCGTCGACCACTACGGCAACACGCTGGAGGAGGTCCTCGCCCCGCAGGACGGCATCGTGCTCTGGGTCCGCCGGATCCGTACCGTCCGCCCCGGCGACGAGGTCGTGATCTTCGGCGAGGTGCAGGGAGAGATCCGGCCATGA
- a CDS encoding ABC transporter ATP-binding protein, whose translation MPELHLKSPHQSSPAVSPPGTGTGKPLTVTDLRKTYSGVTAVDTVSMEIAGGEFVTFLGSSGSGKTTTLMMIAGFCEPDSGSIVVGGRDVTRLAPQKRGLGFVFQQYLLFPHMTVWENVAFPLQLRGVPKAELRRRVGETLEIAGLSALARRRPRELSGGQQQRVALCRALVYRPPVILMDEPLGALDKKLRDQLQTEIKRIQQELGLTVIYVTHDQEEALVLSDRIAVMRDGRIDQFDTPRELFERPRTPFVADFLGAANFLPGTVQQQTSERIVVKLDTGGLLKARPQTGVEGARVRAAVQPGRLRLCTPGDGFCIGTVDTVTYVGTLVRVTVRPAGDADTGLVRLEIPAGQAPVVGEQVSLTAHPDDVSVFAVEGGG comes from the coding sequence ATGCCTGAGCTGCACCTGAAGTCCCCGCACCAGTCCTCCCCGGCGGTCTCCCCGCCGGGGACCGGCACCGGCAAACCCCTCACCGTCACGGACCTGCGCAAGACGTACAGCGGCGTGACCGCTGTCGACACGGTCTCCATGGAGATCGCGGGCGGCGAGTTCGTCACCTTCCTGGGGTCCTCCGGCTCCGGCAAGACCACCACCCTGATGATGATCGCCGGGTTCTGCGAGCCCGACTCCGGCAGCATCGTCGTCGGCGGCCGTGACGTGACCCGCCTCGCGCCGCAGAAGCGCGGCCTCGGCTTCGTCTTCCAGCAGTACCTGCTCTTCCCGCACATGACGGTCTGGGAGAACGTCGCCTTCCCGCTCCAACTGCGGGGCGTGCCCAAGGCGGAGCTGCGCCGCCGGGTGGGGGAAACCCTGGAGATCGCCGGACTCTCCGCCCTGGCCCGCCGCCGGCCCCGCGAACTGTCCGGTGGTCAGCAGCAACGTGTCGCACTGTGCCGGGCGCTGGTCTACCGGCCGCCGGTGATCCTCATGGACGAGCCGCTCGGCGCCCTGGACAAGAAGCTGCGCGACCAGCTGCAGACCGAGATCAAACGTATCCAGCAGGAACTCGGCCTCACCGTCATCTATGTGACGCACGATCAGGAGGAGGCGCTGGTCCTGTCCGACCGGATCGCGGTGATGCGGGACGGGCGCATCGACCAGTTCGACACCCCGCGTGAGCTCTTCGAGCGCCCGCGTACCCCGTTCGTCGCCGACTTCCTCGGCGCGGCCAACTTCCTGCCCGGCACCGTCCAGCAGCAGACGTCCGAGCGCATCGTCGTGAAGCTCGACACCGGAGGCCTGCTCAAGGCCCGCCCGCAGACGGGAGTCGAGGGAGCCAGGGTACGGGCCGCGGTGCAGCCCGGCCGGCTCCGGCTCTGTACGCCGGGCGACGGGTTCTGCATCGGGACCGTCGACACGGTCACCTATGTCGGCACCCTCGTCCGCGTCACCGTCCGCCCCGCGGGCGACGCCGACACCGGCCTCGTACGGCTGGAAATCCCGGCCGGACAGGCCCCGGTCGTCGGCGAACAGGTCAGCCTGACCGCCCACCCCGACGACGTCAGCGTGTTCGCGGTGGAAGGAGGCGGGTGA
- a CDS encoding ABC transporter permease encodes MIALRSTLAGRIFLTVASTVILLFLALPIVLIVVTSFGKDAFGAFPPDSWTLGWYKVLFADGSKWPAALSLSALIASLTTVFSLLLGITAATALVRSNLPLRSAVYGLVLAPLVIPQVVIALGLFLLFEPAAMLGSPIAIALGHTVLASPIAVMILMATLKGIDERLEDAAASMGANRLTVARRITLPLAMPGMIAAAIFSFITSFDEFFISQFLSSVDTTTLPVQVFNVLQFDVDPSVTAISAVLIAIAVLALVLVAAVRRLGGGGKQDGLLPTEPGVGLSTGSETS; translated from the coding sequence ATGATCGCGTTGCGCTCGACACTGGCCGGGCGGATCTTCCTGACCGTCGCCTCCACGGTGATCCTGCTGTTCCTCGCCCTGCCCATCGTCCTCATCGTCGTCACCTCCTTCGGCAAGGACGCCTTCGGCGCCTTCCCGCCGGACTCCTGGACGCTGGGCTGGTACAAGGTGCTGTTCGCCGACGGCAGCAAGTGGCCGGCCGCGCTGTCGCTGAGCGCCCTGATCGCCTCACTGACCACCGTGTTCTCGCTCCTCCTGGGCATCACGGCGGCCACGGCACTGGTCCGTAGCAACCTGCCGCTGCGCTCGGCGGTGTACGGACTGGTCCTCGCCCCGCTGGTGATCCCCCAAGTGGTCATCGCCCTCGGCCTGTTCCTGCTCTTCGAGCCGGCCGCCATGCTCGGCAGCCCGATCGCCATCGCCCTCGGCCACACCGTGCTCGCCTCACCGATCGCCGTGATGATCCTCATGGCCACACTGAAGGGCATCGACGAACGGCTGGAGGACGCGGCGGCCAGCATGGGCGCTAACCGGCTCACCGTCGCCCGGCGCATCACGCTCCCCCTGGCCATGCCCGGCATGATCGCCGCCGCGATCTTCTCCTTCATCACCAGCTTCGACGAGTTCTTCATCTCGCAGTTCCTGTCCTCGGTGGACACCACGACCCTGCCCGTCCAGGTGTTCAACGTCCTCCAGTTCGATGTCGACCCGTCCGTGACGGCCATCAGCGCGGTGCTCATCGCGATCGCCGTCCTGGCCCTCGTCCTGGTCGCCGCCGTGCGCCGACTCGGCGGTGGCGGAAAGCAGGACGGTCTGCTGCCGACGGAGCCCGGGGTGGGCCTGTCCACCGGGAGTGAGACCTCATGA
- a CDS encoding ABC transporter permease, with product MAGSVLAPAPPAPGPATTAARTGRLHRLRRALSERRTRFGLLNAAPVVIYLLVLFVYPIFSTLLLSLKGEEGGWTLHWYADALQGSNLDVLFTTLRISAETSLLSLVIGFLLAAAVSRLKPLWAGLVMIIVVVPHFISALVRTYGWIILLGEHGVVNNALTDLKVPGAPFQMLYNEIGVVIGTTSVMLPYTVLLLYAVMRGIDRRLPAAAASMGAGRLTIFRRVYLPMVAPGLVNAGILSFILCLGYYLTPALMGGPKQTMVASLISEQVMKQNQWNGAAALGIILLLLTFGGLLLLRLIKAASEAAKNRGIS from the coding sequence ATGGCCGGATCCGTTCTCGCCCCCGCGCCCCCGGCTCCGGGCCCCGCGACCACCGCCGCCCGCACGGGACGGCTGCACCGGCTGCGCCGCGCGCTGTCCGAGCGCCGCACGCGCTTCGGGCTGCTGAACGCCGCACCCGTCGTCATCTACCTGCTGGTGCTGTTCGTCTACCCCATCTTCAGCACCCTGCTCCTCAGCCTCAAGGGGGAGGAGGGGGGATGGACGCTGCACTGGTACGCGGACGCACTCCAGGGCTCCAACCTGGACGTCCTCTTCACCACCCTGCGGATCTCCGCCGAGACCTCGCTGCTCAGCCTGGTCATCGGGTTCCTGCTGGCCGCCGCCGTCTCCCGGCTCAAGCCACTGTGGGCCGGCCTGGTGATGATCATCGTCGTCGTGCCGCACTTCATCAGCGCGCTGGTGCGCACCTACGGCTGGATCATCCTGCTCGGTGAACACGGCGTGGTGAACAACGCCCTGACGGACCTGAAGGTCCCCGGCGCTCCCTTCCAGATGCTCTACAACGAGATAGGCGTGGTCATCGGCACCACCTCGGTGATGCTGCCGTACACCGTGCTGCTGCTGTACGCGGTGATGCGCGGCATCGACCGCAGGCTGCCGGCCGCCGCGGCCAGCATGGGCGCGGGACGGCTGACGATCTTCCGCCGGGTCTACCTGCCGATGGTCGCTCCCGGCCTGGTCAACGCGGGCATCCTGAGCTTCATCCTCTGCCTCGGCTACTACCTGACCCCCGCCCTCATGGGTGGTCCGAAGCAGACCATGGTCGCCTCGCTCATCAGTGAGCAGGTGATGAAGCAGAACCAGTGGAACGGCGCTGCCGCGCTCGGCATCATCCTGCTCCTCCTCACCTTCGGAGGCCTGCTCCTGCTGCGGCTGATCAAGGCCGCGAGCGAGGCCGCGAAGAATCGAGGTATCTCATGA
- a CDS encoding aminotransferase class III-fold pyridoxal phosphate-dependent enzyme: protein MTTSTSTSTSTRTPTGELSATAARHLLLNMTPNGSLGPEGENLLVIRRGEGPYIVDADGRRYIDGLSGLYCCQLGYSYGPEFAEAAEKQLRELCYSPLWTSSAHPTAIELAERLSRIAPVGIEHTFFSSGGAEAVETAWKIARRYHALRGEPGRTKAIARRGAYHGLTIGTLSLTDDPGLTEPYGPPAIHTRFVANTNRFGLAPEYADDGLYTARLLAELEAAILAEGPETVAMLIAEPVQNRGGCITPPQGYWQGLRALADRYGFLLVADEVITAFGRLGEWFGGDRYGARPDMVTVAKGITAGYAPMGATLVSQGVVEVINRPGAVLNHGYTFAGHPLSAAIALRSLEIMERDRILENVRDLQGHLAGRMSSLADLPIVGDVRGAGFFYACELVGDHEDGGFGDAARADLIVDLIPRRLREAGLLARVYNRSAPLVQIAPPLISDRALLDRIADILAETLAEASARI from the coding sequence ATGACCACCAGCACCAGCACCAGCACCAGCACCCGCACCCCGACCGGTGAACTGTCCGCCACCGCGGCCAGACACCTGCTGCTCAACATGACCCCCAACGGCTCGCTCGGCCCGGAAGGCGAGAACCTCCTCGTCATCCGGCGGGGCGAGGGCCCGTACATCGTCGACGCCGACGGCAGGCGCTACATCGACGGCCTGTCCGGGCTGTACTGCTGCCAGCTCGGCTACTCCTACGGCCCCGAGTTCGCCGAGGCGGCCGAGAAGCAACTGCGCGAGCTGTGCTACAGCCCGCTGTGGACCTCCTCCGCGCACCCGACGGCGATCGAACTCGCCGAGCGGCTGTCCCGGATCGCCCCCGTCGGCATCGAGCACACCTTCTTCTCCAGCGGCGGCGCCGAAGCCGTCGAGACCGCCTGGAAGATCGCCCGCCGCTACCACGCGCTGCGCGGCGAACCGGGCCGCACCAAGGCCATCGCCCGGCGCGGCGCCTACCACGGGCTGACCATCGGCACCCTCTCCCTCACCGACGACCCCGGCCTGACGGAGCCGTACGGCCCGCCGGCGATCCACACCCGGTTCGTGGCCAACACCAACCGCTTCGGTCTCGCACCGGAATACGCGGACGACGGCCTGTACACGGCCCGGCTGCTCGCCGAGCTGGAGGCCGCGATCCTGGCCGAGGGCCCGGAGACCGTCGCCATGCTCATCGCCGAGCCGGTGCAGAACCGGGGCGGCTGCATCACCCCGCCCCAGGGTTACTGGCAGGGTCTGCGGGCGCTGGCCGACCGGTACGGCTTCCTGCTCGTCGCCGATGAGGTCATCACGGCCTTCGGCCGGCTCGGGGAGTGGTTCGGCGGGGACCGCTACGGCGCCCGCCCGGACATGGTCACCGTCGCTAAGGGCATCACCGCCGGTTACGCCCCCATGGGGGCAACTCTGGTCAGCCAGGGTGTCGTCGAGGTCATCAACCGGCCCGGCGCGGTCCTCAACCACGGCTACACCTTCGCCGGGCACCCGCTGAGCGCGGCCATCGCCCTGCGCAGCCTGGAGATCATGGAGCGGGACCGGATCCTGGAGAACGTCCGTGACCTCCAAGGCCACTTGGCGGGCCGCATGTCATCCCTCGCGGACCTGCCGATCGTCGGCGACGTCCGGGGAGCCGGGTTCTTCTACGCCTGCGAACTCGTCGGCGACCACGAGGACGGCGGCTTCGGCGACGCCGCCCGCGCCGACCTGATCGTCGACCTGATCCCGCGCCGGCTGCGCGAGGCCGGCCTCCTCGCCCGCGTCTACAACCGGTCCGCGCCACTGGTCCAGATCGCACCCCCGCTGATCAGCGACCGGGCCCTTCTCGACCGTATCGCCGACATCCTCGCAGAGACCCTCGCCGAGGCGTCCGCCCGCATCTGA
- a CDS encoding succinylglutamate desuccinylase/aspartoacylase domain-containing protein produces the protein MNDATLSVASLEAQPGTKVRGTVRADLGTLTADIPLTLVNGSRPGPRVVITAGVHGGEFTPIDAAVRLADRLEPGQVHGQVIVCPVANPPAVYEGRLNISPVDGVNLNRVFPGDPAGGPTERLAAWLFTHLVDGADVYVDLHCGGIDQVLRDFVGYRLTGDPDLDKATAELAGSFGIEDVILGLKADGGNSHAAAARRGISAVLVEVGSLGQRDEPTALSRVDGLLTALRHLGVLDHEGSAPAPARTWVWSAGVTAEATGLWYPEFAFDADVIGEVTEGDLLGRIVDPADGTQHTVHAPAGGRIFYGMHGLTVAPGDELAALAVPWDPDTAPSPDTLRTPGAGHGSDEAAPRP, from the coding sequence ATGAACGACGCCACCCTCTCTGTCGCCTCCCTCGAGGCCCAGCCCGGCACCAAGGTCCGTGGCACCGTCCGGGCCGACCTCGGCACCCTCACCGCGGACATCCCGCTGACCCTGGTGAACGGCTCCCGCCCTGGACCCCGAGTCGTCATCACGGCGGGCGTGCACGGCGGCGAGTTCACGCCCATCGACGCCGCCGTACGACTGGCGGACAGGCTGGAACCCGGCCAGGTGCACGGGCAGGTGATCGTCTGCCCCGTCGCCAACCCGCCCGCCGTGTACGAGGGCCGGCTCAACATCTCCCCGGTCGACGGCGTGAACCTCAACCGCGTCTTCCCCGGCGACCCGGCCGGCGGTCCTACCGAGCGGCTGGCCGCCTGGCTCTTCACTCACCTGGTCGACGGCGCCGACGTCTACGTCGACCTGCACTGCGGCGGCATCGACCAGGTCCTGCGGGACTTCGTCGGCTACCGCCTCACCGGTGACCCCGACCTCGACAAGGCCACGGCCGAACTGGCAGGCTCCTTCGGCATCGAGGACGTCATCCTCGGACTGAAGGCCGACGGCGGCAACAGCCACGCAGCCGCCGCCCGCCGGGGCATCTCGGCGGTCCTGGTCGAGGTGGGCTCACTCGGGCAGCGGGACGAGCCCACGGCCCTGAGCCGCGTCGACGGCCTCCTCACGGCACTGCGCCACCTGGGCGTCCTCGACCACGAAGGCTCCGCCCCAGCGCCGGCCCGCACCTGGGTCTGGTCCGCCGGCGTCACCGCCGAGGCCACCGGCCTGTGGTACCCGGAGTTCGCCTTCGACGCCGACGTCATCGGCGAAGTGACCGAAGGCGACCTCCTCGGCCGCATCGTCGACCCGGCCGACGGCACGCAGCACACCGTCCACGCCCCCGCCGGCGGGCGGATCTTCTACGGCATGCACGGCCTCACCGTCGCCCCCGGCGACGAACTCGCCGCCCTCGCCGTGCCGTGGGACCCCGACACGGCCCCGAGCCCCGACACCCTCCGCACCCCCGGCGCGGGCCACGGGTCCGACGAGGCGGCTCCCCGCCCGTAA